The sequence TTGTTCCAGTTTGTATACGGTGGCTTCCGGGTAGTCCGACTCGAACTGGAGTATGATCCCGACATCCGCCCCCCGCCATCGATAGATCGACTGGTCGTCATCACCCACGCAGAATATGTTATGGTGCTTTGCCGCGAGGTTGCGCACAAGCTGATACTGCGAGTAGTTGATATCCTGATACTCATCGACCATGATATATTTGAAGCGGTTCTGATAGTGCTCCAGCACGGCGGGTTTATTGCGCAGGAGAATGACCGTATACATAATCAGGTCATCAAAGTCGAGCGCATGGTTTTGCGCGAGTTTTTGTTGATAGACCTTGTATACCTTCTCCGCAACGCCCTCCAGATGTCCGACAAACCTCTTTCCGAACTCCTCAGGCAGCACAAGTTGTTCCTTGGCCCGTGATATCAGGTTCAGGATTTCCCGTGGGTGATATCGTTTCTGATCGAGGTTGAGGTTATCCAACGACTCCCTGATGAGCGCAGTCTGGTCGCCGTCATCAAAGATTGTGAAGTTTCTGTCCAGGCCGATCTCCTCGCCCTTCTCGCGCAATATCCGTGCGCAGATGCCGTGAAAAGTGCCTGCCCACATGCGGGTAGCGCCTTCGCCCAGCAGATGTTCGATGCGTTCTTTCATTTCATTGGCGGCTTTGTTGGTAAAAGTCACCGCGAGGATATTCCATGGCCGCACACCGTGCTTTTTAATTAGATTCGCAATGCGATACGTCAGCACGCGGGTCTTTCCACTCCCCGCGCCCGCAAACACCAGCACCGGCCCGTCGATATGTTCCACAGCAGCCCTCTGCTGCTCGTTTAGTGTGTCGATAATTGTAGTTTCCATGCCGGCTATATTATAGCAGATGTGGAGGGTTGAAAGTGGAGGGTGAAGAGATGAGAGTCGAAAGTGGAAAGCATGGTGTTGGTGTTCGGACGCGATATCAGATCGCGTCCGAAACAGAACCCTGCAATTTCAGATTTACAGCAGTGAATCATTTCAACGCAGTTTTGTTCTTTGCTACAGCCAATTATGTATGCGTTGAGATAGTGTTATAGATGAATGGAGTGTTACATAATGTTTGGATGTCGTGGTAATAACGCCAGTCGCATATTGCTGAATACAGGTAACGATAAAAGTATAATTGACAAAACCGTAATTATATGATACTCTGCCTTAAATAATAAGCGTCTTGAATTGTGTCCGTATACAAAAAAAGGCGCAATACACTCCATAATAATAGCCACTCAGCACTGGGGGAGAAAAATGAAAGCGTCATTTGTATTTATGGCAGCACTTGTGCTGTTGACTTCAACATCGGCAATAGCTGAGACCTATGCTGACGATACATTCGTGCCTACTAATTGGAGCAATTACACAATTTCTTCCTACTCATCAAACTCAATGTCTTACGGATATGTCCAGATGGACGCCTCGTTCAGTGGGCAAGGTCACTTCAATGGTTATATGAATGTGGATAACGTATGGGTTTACGATCCTGGTACAGGGATGTATCGGTATGATCCTGGAGTAGTGCAACTGCTTGTGGGTTTCTTGCAACATGATGCTGTCTACACACCCAGTAATCAAGGCGCAATAGTATCCATGAGTTGGACATATGATGCGGAAGGGTCTGTCAGTGGCACCGGTGGTGGGTTTTTCGACTGGCGTCCGGTGGTTCGCCAAAATGGCAGCTTTTTCGAGTACAACGGGGAGCACCTTTATAGCAATGACGGCAGTTTGCATGCTATCAGTCTCGATGGATTATCAGCCAAGGACTTTGGATGGGGATCTCATCCGGACTTTTCTAAAAATGGCAGCCAGATCGAGATGGGTGGCATAATCTCTGGTGGTTGTGGTCCGGTGTCATCCTGTTCCAGCGTATCTTTGAGCCTGGACGTAGATAATTGGCAGGTCAATATTTATGATGTGCCTGAACCTTCTACAACCGGATTCCTGATAAGCAGCTTGATAATGCTGGGTCTATTGCGACGATCTAGACCTTGAAGATAAGGATGGAAAGTCTAGACCATTATTTGCCTTTGGCAAGCCCGCATTGCAGGGATAATATGAATCCAAGGTCTCGAAATATGCAAGTCATTGCCAGGCTTGCATGAAAGAAGACCATGCAGTCGGCATACAACACTACTTAAGAAAGGAGGAGAGAGAGATGAAAAGAATCCAATTGATACTTGCGCTGGTGTGCGTTGCACTGTTGGTGACGGCAAGCGCAGCCATTGCTGAAAATGCGCCGTGGTGGCGCGGACAGAATAACACAGCCCTTGCTGACTGGACTCCGCAGGGCCTTACATTCAATGCCGTAGGCAATGGTTTAGAACCATATGTAACACCATCCGTGGTTGTCGGCAGTAACTATGTATCGATAAGCATACCTAACTTCTACCTGACCAATAATCCACAAAAACTGATGCGGATTCAGGTCTGGTGGGAACTCGGCGGTGTAAAGCCGACATTCGATGTCGTCAACGGCATCTACGGCCTTCCCGGAAACGAGACTGTCCGCCCCTTTGATCTTGTCAGCGAGACAAGTGATCCTGTCTATTCCCTCTCGGATTGGGTGATAGAGCCGAATCCGTATTGGGAACAAATATCGCTCGGCAAGACTGCCAACACAATTATCG is a genomic window of Armatimonadota bacterium containing:
- a CDS encoding PEP-CTERM sorting domain-containing protein (PEP-CTERM proteins occur, often in large numbers, in the proteomes of bacteria that also encode an exosortase, a predicted intramembrane cysteine proteinase. The presence of a PEP-CTERM domain at a protein's C-terminus predicts cleavage within the sorting domain, followed by covalent anchoring to some some component of the (usually Gram-negative) cell surface. Many PEP-CTERM proteins exhibit an unusual sequence composition that includes large numbers of potential glycosylation sites. Expression of one such protein has been shown restore the ability of a bacterium to form floc, a type of biofilm.), which encodes MKRIQLILALVCVALLVTASAAIAENAPWWRGQNNTALADWTPQGLTFNAVGNGLEPYVTPSVVVGSNYVSISIPNFYLTNNPQKLMRIQVWWELGGVKPTFDVVNGIYGLPGNETVRPFDLVSETSDPVYSLSDWVIEPNPYWEQISLGKTANTIIDRIIIDTWCVPEPSSIIVLAGGLGTLLAFRRRRV